The Miscanthus floridulus cultivar M001 chromosome 6, ASM1932011v1, whole genome shotgun sequence genomic interval GAATTTGGAGATTGCATCAGTTTTGATACAACCTACAACACGAACAAGTACTCCCTCAAGTTTGCACCAATTGTTGGTATTACAGGTCATGGGGACAATTACCTGTTTGGCTGCGCTTTCATAATGGATGAAACTACAGAAACTTTTGAGTGGTTGTTTCAGACAATGCTGACTTGTATGGGAGGAAAGCACCCTAAAACTATAATCACTGACCAGGACCTAGCAATGAAGGCTGCTATCAGAAACGTTCTACCGGACACTATTCATCGGAACTGCTTCTTCCACATTGTGAAGAAAGCTCAGGAGAAAGGTGGCAGGATATTTTCATTGGAAAGGAACAAGAACCTGCATGACGATCTCTTTGACATTCTTAGGAACTCATTGACCGAAACAGAGTTTGAGTACTTGTACAAGAAGTTACCACAAACATATGATGTCGGTGGCTTCAGATACCTTGATGACATGTGGCTTAATAGGGAAAATTTTGTTCCATGTTACTTCAAGAAGCATTTCTTCCCTTTCATCAACTCTACAGCGAGAAGTGAAGGCACAAATGCATTATTCAAACTGGATGTCACACCAAGGTATAGTATTATGAGATTTATGAATGAGTTCCAAAGAATTTCAGATACAACAGAAAAGAATCGAGCAGAACAGGACTTTGAAACCAGATCAATGCCTTGGTTGAGTA includes:
- the LOC136461374 gene encoding protein FAR1-RELATED SEQUENCE 5-like — translated: MEKELIATFNKVNLPDRKIMAVLSYIRGDVTPYNKKHISSEKTKINKATSDNDMQQVYDWFSKKQAEDLMFFYKFSIDENNKVKNIFWSNGTSRRYYEEFGDCISFDTTYNTNKYSLKFAPIVGITGHGDNYLFGCAFIMDETTETFEWLFQTMLTCMGGKHPKTIITDQDLAMKAAIRNVLPDTIHRNCFFHIVKKAQEKGGRIFSLERNKNLHDDLFDILRNSLTETEFEYLYKKLPQTYDVGGFRYLDDMWLNRENFVPCYFKKHFFPFINSTARSEGTNALFKLDVTPRYNRKESSRTGL